The Bradyrhizobium barranii subsp. barranii genome segment GCTCGGTCCTTGACCGGCGGGGCGTCCGCCCCCGTTCGCCCAACCCATCCCTCAAGCGCGTTGCAAAGTACCGGTCGTCAGGCGGCGAAAAGCCGAAGGCAATCCTGTGCGCCTCGTCAGACAAGATGTGCGGCCGCATCAATCGGGCCCAAAAGCCGCACTCTCACGAATAGGACGGGCTAAGCCTTCCGCCGGGCATTGGGGCAAAATGTCGACCGGTCAGTGGGCTTGGTTCTCGAAGATAAGATCTCCGATTGCGGAGGACCAAGAAGTCCCAAGATCAATCGTTCCAGCCGTTTGAGAATATTGCCTGTCCTAACTTGGGCAATATTCGAAAGACTCAGGACGTGCCCCTCCGCCCTCGGGGCTCACCGCCGGCACTGACTTGCCATTTGGCGGAAGCGATGACTTCGGTGCGTCGCCGTCTTTGGGTAGCGCTCGGACAAGCAATCCGCTCGAGCATGCCAGCACGCTACGCCGATTCTGCACCTGATGAATAACTCCCGCTAGACTGTATGTCCCCTCCACAAAATGAGGCGACTCACCCTCGATGTTGCGACGAGGGTTGCCTGGATGGACCGGGCAGAGCCTCAAACAAGGAGGGCGAGTCGTGGGTCATCATACCGAGGTCTTTGTCGGAATCGATACGTCAAAATCGCGCAATGCAATAGCCATTGCCGATGGCGGCCGTGGCGGCGAGGTACGATATCTCGGGGAGTTTCCTGCCACGGAGGCAGCGATCCGAAAGCTGGTGGCAAAGCTTGCAGCGAAATGCTGTCATCTGACGTTTTGCTACGAAGCAGGGCCGACAGGCTATGGCCTCTACAGACTGCTCAAGAGCCTCGGCCATGACTGCCTGGTGGTGGCCCCCTCGCTCGTTCCGAAGAAGGCCGGCGATCGAGTGAAGACGAACCGGCGCGATGCGGTAAGCCTCGCCAAGCTGTTGCGCGCGGGCGAGCTCACTGCAGTGTGGGTGCCGGACGAGCGCCATGAGGCGATGCGCGATCTCTCGCGCGCCCGTCAGGCAGTGAAGAAGGACCTCCAGGGCAAGCGTCAGCAGATCTCGTCATTGATGCTGCGGCTGGGACGCATCTATCCGGGCAAGACAACGTGGGGACCCGCCCACATGAGATGGCTGATGTCGCAGAAGCTCGAGCATCGCGAGCAGCGCATCGCATTCGAAGAGTTACTTGAGGGGATACGCCAGGAAAGTGAGCGAATGGAGCGTTTGGAAGATGCCATCCGCGAGGTAGTACCCGAGTGGTCGCTTGCCGAGGTTGTCGCGGCCCTACAGGCGATGCGGGGGATTGATCTCATCGCGGCTGTGGGGGTGCTGGCCGAGATCGGTGATCTCTCCCGCTTTCAAAATCCGCGCGAGCTGATGAGCTATCTGGGTCTGGTGCCCAGGGAAAACTCGACTGGCGACAAGGTCAAGCGAGGCGGCATCACCAAAGCCGGTAATGGGCGGGCGCGACGTATTCTTGTGGAGGCGGCCTGGAGCTATCGATATCCGCCGCGCGTAAGCCGAGATAAGCAGCCAAAGGTGGAGGCCGCACCGAGACGCGCGCGAGAGATTGCGTGGAAAGCGCAAACCAGATTGTGCGGACGCTTCCGCTCACTCGAGCGGAAGGGCAAGCGGCGAACCGTAATCGTCACGGCGATTGCCCGAGAGCTATCCGCCTTCATTTGGGCAATCAATCGCGAGCTCATGCCACCTCGACAGGCGTAACGTCGCTGGGGGCTGTGGACCGCTCGAGTCGTGAGGTGCGCTCGACCGGCCCACAGCCCCCTTTGTTGCAATCAGGATCAGGGTAGTCGCAGACATCAATCGTGCAGAGGTGAAGGTGGGACCACGGCAGGGGAAATCCTGAAACCCATTATGTGGCCGATCATCCGATCGACGCCCGACGCTAGACCAGGGACAGCCCCAGACGAAAAAACGGAAATGCGGTATCCAACCCGCGCATCAGAGCCTGTTCACCGACGTCTTTGGGTTCCGCCTTCTCCTCTGCACGATCCATCGGCGCAAGAACTTCACGATGAGTCCTCGTGGAGATGGAAAACCGTGCGTTGTGTGCTTGACTGGGGACATCAGAATGGAATGGTCCGGCCGTGCTCCGGCCCTGCCGGTACGAGAAGCTGGCAAGGGGTGTTCAAGACAAGGAGCACGCCATGTCTCAGAAACTCAACGCTGCGATCGCCATAATCGGCATCGATATTGGCAAGAACTCGTTCCACATCATTGGCCAGAATCAGCGCGGCGCCATCGTGCTGCGGCAGAAGTGGTCGCGCGGCCAGGTGGAAACGCGGCTCGCCAACCTGCCGCCGTGCTTGATCGGTATGGAGGCCTGCGTTGGCGCACATCATCTCAGTCGCAGGCTCCAAATGCTTGACTGGCGTCGGCTGGATGCGCGGATCGAGGGGCTGTCGAGCGAGATCGAGACGCTGGCCCGTCAAGATCAGGCCTGCGAGCGACTGATGACAGTGCCCGGCATTGGCCCGCTTATCTCGAGCGCAATGGTGGCCGCGATCGGCACTGGAGACGTGTTCTCGAAAGGCCGCGACTTCGGCGCCTGGCTTGGGCTGGTGCCGAAGCAGATCTCGACCGGCGACCGCACGATCCTCGGCAAGATATCAAGGCATGGCAATCGCTACCTGCGCGCGCTGTTCGTGCAAGCCGCGTGGGTCGTGCTGGTCAAGGTCAAGTGTTGGGAGCGCTATGGCCTCAAATCTTGGATCGAAGCCGCCAAGAAACGATTGCACCACAACGTGCTGGCGATTGCGCTCGCCAACAAGCTCGCCCGGATCGCGTGGGCGGTTCTCAACAAGGGACGCGCCTTCGAATGCGTCAAGACGGAGGAGATGGCGTCCCGACCTGCCTGATCCTCGCGCCGTGCTCGGGGCCGTCAAGGCGCAGCCTCGCCGCGGTCGAGCAAGACGTCAGGACAGCACGACGGCCGGCCTTGACGGCCCTTGCGCGCGGCGCGTCTGCGCGCGCAGGCCGGGACAAAGGAACGACCGCCAGGCACGAACGAAGGAACGGCGCAAAGTGAGGTGCGATCGATGACGTAACCAACATCCCTTAAGCGGCTTCGCATAGCACACGATATGAAATCTCCTCGAGCAAACGCGAAAAGCATACGAGCAGCAACTCGTCCCAGGCGAGTATCTCGCGACGAAACCCGTCAGGCCTATGTGACCGGCGCATTCGCACTATCGATGCTCATCGCCCGGTTCATTTCGGTTGAGCGAGAGAGATCCAAACCGCTTGCCTGACACGCGCTTGGTCTGCCGGAAAATGCCATACTAGACCAAATCACGAGCTACTAAGATTCGGAGAAAATTCGGTTCTCCGGGCCTGTCGAACGCATAATTGGGTCGACGATGGGACTTCTCTGGCGGGAAAGACGGCCGGATTTTCGGCCTGTCTCCACATCGAAGTACGAAGTGACTTCGGGTGGCTGGCGGAGGGAGAGAAACTGGGATCGAACCTTAAGTGCCGCACTTGCTTGGCTAATGCGCCGGTGATGCGCCCCGGGCGAAGCCCTCGTCTTCTAGGCGCGGCACGCGTCCGGATGTGGGAGTGTCGCATGACGCTGAGAACTATTTTACTGGCTCTCTTCCTCTTCAACTGGAGTGGGAGAGAGCTACCGGATTGAGGAAGGCAAGTTGGTTGAGACTTGGATCACCTAGACCCGCGAACTGACAGACGTCTTACGAACTCCCTTGGGCCTTGGAACGAGCGTGAGCTACTGCGGGTCGTGAGTGTGGACAATCGGGAAGCAAAGAGGCCGCCAACTGAGGCGGCCTTACTTCTTCGGCGTCGTCCATCGTTCCTGCGGCGTATCGGTCCATGACGTGCCGAGCGGACGCATAATTGTCCGCGACGTGGGCGAGTGGCTGGTGCGTGACTTTCAGGGATCTCCCGTCCAAGGCTGGATGATCGCGGCCGCCGTCGTCGTAGTAAGTGCTTCACTCTGTTACGGCCCATCGGATCGCTCAGCAGCCCAAGGCCGCCTTCGTCGCAGGGCTCCGACCCAGCCAGTTACCCGGCCGAGCCACCTGCCAGCTTCCGGACCAATCGACAATTATCCGGGTGAGATCCTCCCTCACTGGTAGTTCGCGCCCTCGGGGCGCACGGTCAATCGCGTCGCTTTGACGATCGGCCAGCCACTTTCGACATTACTTCAACTCCGGACACGCGGCTGCACCGCACCAACCGACGCGAAGGGCCAGAAGCAGGCATCAGAACGTCTTGTTGCAATGCTCATGGTAAGGCGAGTGTAGCGTTGCGGGGGGAGCGCCAAACGCACAGGCGATTCTGTCAGCGTGTTTGAGGCCCTGTTGATCGACGGTTGTCGCTGTTTTCAATCTTTGGCGGGAAATTGGCCAAGTCTTTTTGGAGTTTTGCAACACTAGTAGCCAATATGAGACGTCTGCCTTAGCTCAACAAAGTGCGGACCTTGTTGGCGGCGTCGTAGATCTCGATCTGAAGCATCGGATATATCGCCTTCAGTTTTCGACCCGATGCTTCAGCGGCCTCGACATCGTCAAATTCTGATTTGAAATGCCCGTCGACTATTGTCACGAACCCTTCCATCGGAGGCCGATCGGCTCTTAGTATTTTCTTTGGCTCTTGCTCGTCGATTGAGAGAACAGGTTTTTTCACTAGTTTTCATTCCTTCTGCGGCGTCGCGATCCTTGCGACCGCCGCCGGTTCAAAAGTTGGACGCGCCCAGATCGTAAGACCCCCGGCTGCCGGGGACATAAATCTTAGCGGCCGCGGCGCATATTTTGTCTCGGTTGCCGTCAAAGGCATTCAGCAAGCCTGATCATCGGGACGACCCCCGGCTGGATTCGTGCCAGCGCAACTCAGAAACGCACAGCGTGCCGGGCGGCGTCATAGGAGCGACTAAGGTCGGAAAAGTCGATCATCGTTCACCAGTGGCCGCGCCGCCTACCCCAGTATCCCCCGCCACCGAACAGCAGCAACACGACCACAATAATTAGGATCAATTCCATCGGAATTCTCCGCTGACACCGGCGAGTGTTTGCCGCGCGCCAAAGTATTCAACGCCGCCTCCAGGTGATTGTTCGCGACAACCTGTAAGCCTCGTCCAATCAAGCCGCCGCCGATCCGGCACCACCTTATCCACTTGCGGCGATAGCGACACCTGCCTACGCGCGTCAGCCGCCCCGAAAAGTGGCACTCCCTAGGGGAATCGAACCCCTGTTTCAGCCTTGAGGGGCACAGCTCATATCCTGCCGACACTCGGCGATCTGGTGGTGAGTGAATTAACAGACGATACGCTCCGGCATTGGCGCAACACGCTGGCGGCTTCCCCTTCTCAGAACCGTCCTGGCATCCTTGAAGGCATGCTTGAGTGAATGGGTCGATCAGACCGATGCTCTCGGCATCGCGCCGGGTGGATGCCCCCCTTTACAATTTGTCGGGTCACCTGCGTCCGAACAGTCCGCCCACTACGCCACCAATCAGTCCACCTGGACCGCCACCGCTGCGGTGATGGTGAGCACCGCCCCCACCGTGACGACGGGCCAGACGTCCTTCATCGGATTTGTCACTGCTGCTGGAGCTAGCGTGCGCCGCTGAGACTGACTCGGTCAGTAGCGCCTGATGCTGTTGCGTGTTGAGGAAGCCAGTCTTGGGATAGCCGCGTGCCGCCTGCCAGCTGGTAATGACAGACCGGGTCGACTCGTCGAACCGTCCGTTGACCTTGGTGTCGAAGCCGAGACGGGTCAGCCGGCGCTGCACGTCTCGACGCCTTCCCTTGTCGAGGCCTACCTGATCTTCGGTTTCCTGAGTTGCCTCCTGGCCAAAGGTCGCCGGATCGACGGATGCCAACAGTTCGCGGTCGGCCGTGCTCGGGCCCGCTTTGGCAACATTTGCACCGACGAAAAAGAGCTGGCCCCGCAAATTCGGACAGTAGCTTGAGTGGATTTTCTGCCTGACAGCGGCGAGGATTCTTGCTGCGAATCAGGAGCGAAGATGACGAAGAAGAGCCGCCGGACGCATTCTCCGGCATTCAAGGCGAAGGTTGCTTTGGCTGCGGTCAAAGGCGACAAGACACTGGCGGAGCTGGCGCAACTGTTTGATGTTCATCCGAACCAGATCACGATCTGGAAAAACCAGCTCCTGGAAGGCGCCGCCGGCGTGTTTGGGCATGACAAGACATCGGCCGAGACGCCGGTCGATTTGAAGGCGTTACATGCCAAGATCGGCGAGCTGGCGTTGGAAAACGATTTTTTGTCCGGCGCGCTCACCAAGGCGGGCCTGCTGAGCGCAAAGCGATGATCGACCGCGATCATGATCTTTCTATCGTGCGCCAGGCGAAGGTCCTGAAGCTGGCTCGCAGCACGGTCTACTATGAACCTCGGCCAGTTTCGGCCGAGGACCTTGCCTTGATGCGTCGGCTCGATGAGCTGCATCTCGATTATCCCTTCGCGGGAGCGCGTATGCTGCGATCGTTGCTGCGGCGGGAGGGCGTATACGCCGGTCGCCGCCACATCGCGACGCTGATGAAGCGCATGGGGATCGAGGCGGTCTATCGTCGCCCGAACACGAGCAAGCCGGCTCCGGGTCACAAGATCTACCCGTACCTGTTGCGCGGATTGAAGATCGAGCGGCCCGACCATGCGTGGGCAATGGACATCACCTACATTCCGATGCGGCGTGGCTTCGTCTATCTCGCGGCGGTCGTCGATGTGTTCAGCCGACGGGTCCTGGCCCATCGCGTCTCGATCACAATGGAGGCGGCCTTCTGCGTCGAAGCGGTCCAGGAGGCGTTGGCGAAGCACGGCAGGCCCGAGATTTTCAACACGGATCAGGGCAGCCAGTTCACCAGCCTCGAGTTCACCGATGTGCTGCTGGACGCGAAGATCGCCATCAGCATGGACGGCAAGGGCGCCTGGCGCGACAACGTGTTTGTCGAGCGGCTCTGGCGCACGGTCAAATACGAAGAAGTATATCTCCGCGCCTACGACAGCGTGTCCGAGGCGCGAGCGTCAATTGCCAAGTATCTGGCCTTCTACAATCAGGGACGCCCTCACTCGAGCCTTGACGGGCGCACGCCCGACGAGGCTTACTTCGGCACGCAAGCTATGGTGATGGCCGCATGACCGTCGCCGACGGTTTTGTCGTCGCTCTGGTCGGGCTACGCCCTCCCGACGCAACGACAAAACCGTAAAGCCCCGCGTTCAGCATAACCCGGCAGGAATCCACTTAAATCCAGCGGGGCGCTGTCCAAACAACCGGGGCCAGCTCTAAAAGTCCCAAGACTGACAATGCGATGATGAAGACACGCAATGGCTTATTCTTCCCTAATCCTAGAGCCTCTCAGTGATTTCGATTTTGAGAGCTGATGTCGGGCAACTGTTATCGGGGTCACTTGTTCCTTATCCCGCATCGAATGTTACACCGCATTACACTGAGACTGCCCAATAAGAGAGGGCCGATGCGCGCCCGCCTGTCCGAATTGGGTTGCCCTCAACCGGGGTGCGACCACCGTCAAAAACGGTCCTGATGCCCTTGAAATGGGA includes the following:
- a CDS encoding DUF3309 family protein; translation: MELILIIVVVLLLFGGGGYWGRRRGHW
- a CDS encoding peptidoglycan-binding domain-containing protein, with the translated sequence MASVDPATFGQEATQETEDQVGLDKGRRRDVQRRLTRLGFDTKVNGRFDESTRSVITSWQAARGYPKTGFLNTQQHQALLTESVSAAHASSSSSDKSDEGRLARRHGGGGAHHHRSGGGPGGLIGGVVGGLFGRR
- a CDS encoding IS110 family RNA-guided transposase; translated protein: MGHHTEVFVGIDTSKSRNAIAIADGGRGGEVRYLGEFPATEAAIRKLVAKLAAKCCHLTFCYEAGPTGYGLYRLLKSLGHDCLVVAPSLVPKKAGDRVKTNRRDAVSLAKLLRAGELTAVWVPDERHEAMRDLSRARQAVKKDLQGKRQQISSLMLRLGRIYPGKTTWGPAHMRWLMSQKLEHREQRIAFEELLEGIRQESERMERLEDAIREVVPEWSLAEVVAALQAMRGIDLIAAVGVLAEIGDLSRFQNPRELMSYLGLVPRENSTGDKVKRGGITKAGNGRARRILVEAAWSYRYPPRVSRDKQPKVEAAPRRAREIAWKAQTRLCGRFRSLERKGKRRTVIVTAIARELSAFIWAINRELMPPRQA
- a CDS encoding IS110 family RNA-guided transposase: MSQKLNAAIAIIGIDIGKNSFHIIGQNQRGAIVLRQKWSRGQVETRLANLPPCLIGMEACVGAHHLSRRLQMLDWRRLDARIEGLSSEIETLARQDQACERLMTVPGIGPLISSAMVAAIGTGDVFSKGRDFGAWLGLVPKQISTGDRTILGKISRHGNRYLRALFVQAAWVVLVKVKCWERYGLKSWIEAAKKRLHHNVLAIALANKLARIAWAVLNKGRAFECVKTEEMASRPA
- a CDS encoding IS3-like element ISRj2 family transposase (programmed frameshift); the encoded protein is MTKKSRRTHSPAFKAKVALAAVKGDKTLAELAQLFDVHPNQITIWKNQLLEGAAGVFGHDKTSAETPVDLKALHAKIGELALENGFFVRRAHQGGPAERKAMIDRDHDLSIVRQAKVLKLARSTVYYEPRPVSAEDLALMRRLDELHLDYPFAGARMLRSLLRREGVYAGRRHIATLMKRMGIEAVYRRPNTSKPAPGHKIYPYLLRGLKIERPDHAWAMDITYIPMRRGFVYLAAVVDVFSRRVLAHRVSITMEAAFCVEAVQEALAKHGRPEIFNTDQGSQFTSLEFTDVLLDAKIAISMDGKGAWRDNVFVERLWRTVKYEEVYLRAYDSVSEARASIAKYLAFYNQGRPHSSLDGRTPDEAYFGTQAMVMAA